A genomic segment from Spinacia oleracea cultivar Varoflay chromosome 3, BTI_SOV_V1, whole genome shotgun sequence encodes:
- the LOC110791112 gene encoding polygalacturonase At1g48100, with amino-acid sequence MEHYFSFNSKFVTFIVLISIIWSQHYSNVVEGRAHYHKKRSGKSLVPSSPASSPVPGDDDQTTPPSYETPSPTAPSDPYPYPYPNPTSDGPCIFDVTSFGAVGDGDNDDTAAFQAAWKAACAVESSVIHVPSRGKFLITSSIFSGPCMPGLVLQIDGELMPPEGPDCWPESDSKRQWLVFYRLNEFTLNGTGTIQGNGEKWWDLPCKPHKGPNGSTLPGPCDSPAMIRFFLSNNTKMSGIRIQNSPQFHVKFDGCDGVHIDKIQINSPQNSPNTDGIHVENTRNVGIYNSMIANGDDCISIGPGCSNVDIQGVVCDHSHGISIGSLGVHNSHSCVSNITVRGALIKNSDNGVRIKTWQGGSGSVSDISFQDIQMENTTNSIIIDQYYCFTKGCRNETSAVYLSGVSYKNIKGTYNNVRSAPIHFACSDAVPCTNITMSEVELLPAQGELVDDPFCWNAYGIQQTLTIPPIDCLQDGFPLSLGEHVVAC; translated from the exons ATGGAGcattatttttcatttaattcaaaGTTTGTTACATTTATTGTATTAATATCAATAATTTGGTCACAACATTATAGCAATGTAGTAGAAGGAAGAGCTCATTACCATAAGAAAAGAAGTGGGAAATCATTAGTACCTTCATCCCCTGCTTCATCCCCTGTACCGGGGGATGACGATCAAACAACACCGCCTTCTTATGAAACCCCGTCTCCTACTGCTCCTTCTGACCCTTACCCTTACCCTTACCCTAACCCGACCTCGGACGGGCCGTGCATTTTCGACGTGACCTCATTCGGGGCGGTCGGAGATGGAGATAACGATGACACAGCTGCATTTCAGGCTGCCTGGAAAGCGGCCTGTGCCGTGGAATCAAGTGTTATTCATGTTCCTTCAAGGGGGAAATTTTTGATCACTTCTTCTATCTTCTCTGGCCCGTGTATGCCCGGACTTGTGTTGCAG ATTGATGGTGAGTTAATGCCGCCGGAAGGACCAGATTGTTGGCCGGAATCAGACAGTAAGAGACAATGGTTAGTGTTCTACAGGTTAAATGAGTTTACCTTGAATGGAACCGGAACCATACAAGGCAATGGTGAAAAATGGTGGGACCTTCCTTGCAAACCTCACAAG GGACCAAATGGATCAACATTGCCTGGACCATGTGATAGCCCTGCT ATGATTAGGTTCTTCTTGAGCAACAATACAAAGATGAGTGGAATAAGAATTCAAAACAGCCCACAATTTCATGTAAAGTTTGATGGATGTGATGGTGTACATATAGACAAGATCCAGATTAATTCTCCACAAAACAGTCCTAACACGGATGGAATTCATGTTGAGAACACTAGAAATGTTGGCATTTACAACTCCATGATAGCCAATG GGGATGATTGCATATCAATAGGACCAGGTTGTTCAAATGTGGATATACAAGGGGTGGTGTGCGACCATAGTCACGGGATCAG CATTGGAAGTCTTGGAGTGCACAATTCACACTCTTGTGTATCAAACATTACGGTTCGAGGCGCGTTGATAAAGAACTCAGACAATGGAGTAAGAATCAAGACATGGCAAGGAGGATCAGGGTCAGTGTCAGACATATCATTTCAAGATATCCAAATGGAAAACACAACAAACAGCATCATAATAGACCAGTATTACTGCTTCACAAAGGGATGCAGGAACGAAACATCAGCTGTTTACCTATCAGGAGTGTCCTATAAGAACATTAAGGGCACCTATAACAATGTTCGTAGTGCCCCAATTCACTTTGCTTGCAGTGATGCTGTGCCTTGCACTAATATAACAATGTCTGAAGTTGAACTTTTACCAGCACAAGGGGAACTTGTTGATGATCCCTTTTGCTGGAATGCTTATGGGATTCAACAGACCTTAACTATCCCTCCTATTGATTGCTTACAAGATGGATTTCCTCTCTCGCTTGGAGAACACGTCGTTGCTTGTTGA